The proteins below come from a single Solea solea chromosome 6, fSolSol10.1, whole genome shotgun sequence genomic window:
- the LOC131460538 gene encoding neuronal vesicle trafficking-associated protein 1-like: MVKLGNNFSEKNNGKAVSEDGFDTIPLITPLDASQLQFPAPDKVVVKTKADYDGESKKGKLRSPKIAEFSISIIEGVSERLKVTLLVICALAFLVCVVFLVVYKVYQYEQPCPDSFVFTQGRCMPAGMYGNYPPQGPGGRGRLFTLINHYNMAKQTITRSVSPWMTIMSEEKVTQQETETAQKLA; encoded by the exons ATGGTTAAACTGGGGAATAATTTCAGCGAGAAGAATAACGGGAAGGCGGTTTCTGAAGACGGATTTGACACCATTCCTCTGATAACACCGTTAGATGCCAGTCAGCTGCAGTTTCCTGCACCAGATAAG GTGGTAGTGAAAACAAAGGCGGACTATGATGGCGAGAGCAAGAAAGGGAAGCTACGGTCTCCTAAAATTGCAGAGTTCTCCATCAGCATCATTGAAGGTGTATCTGAGCGACTCAAA GTGACTTTGCTGGTGATCTGTGCCCTGGCCTTCCTGGTGTGTGTGGTGTTCCTGGTGGTCTACAAGGTCTACCAGTACGAGCAGCCTTGCCCCGACAGCTTCGTTTTCACG CAAGGACGCTGCATGCCTGCTGGGATGTACGGCAACTACCCGCCTCAGGGCCCTGGGGGCCGCGGGCGCCTCTTTACCCTCATCAACCACTACAACATGGCCAAGCAGACCATCACTCGCTCAGTATCACCATGGATGACCATCATGTCTGAGGAGAAGGTCACCCAGCAGGAGACGGAGACTGCTCAGAAGCTGGCTTAA